The DNA sequence AAGGCATGGGAGTTGAACAAGGATATCACATACCTCAACAACATTGGCGCCGCTAAGTTCGAGAAGGGTGATCTTCAGGGTGCTATTGAAATTTGCCAAAAGGCCATTGAAGAAGGCCGTGAAGTCAGGGCTGACTTCAAGACCATGGCCAAGTCTTACACAAGGATTGGTACAGCGTATGAGAAGCTTGGCGATCTCACCCAGGCGATTGAATACTATAACAAGTCGCTCACTGAACACCGAACCCCCGATGCCCTTACAAAACTCCGCAACGcagagaagaccaaggctaagactgagaaggaagccTACATCGACCCAGCAGAGGCTGAGAAGGCTCGTGAGCTCGGCCaaaagaagttccaggaGGCTGACTGGCCTGGCGCTGTTGATGCCTTCACCGAGATGACGAAGCGTGCTCCCCAGGATCCCCGAGGTTTCTCCAACCGCGCCGCAGCTCTCATCAAGCTCATGGCCTTCCCTCAGGCTGTTCAGGACTGCGACGAAGCAATCAGCCGTGATCCCAAGTTCATCCGTGCTTATATGCGTAAGGCACAGGCTCTGATGGCTATGAAGGAATACAACAAGGCTTTGGATGCTTGCACTGAGGCTCAGGAAAATGATGATGGAACCCATGCCCGTGAGATCgatcagcaacagcagaagtGCTTGGAGGCGCAATTCAGCTCTCGTGCGGGCGAGACTGAACAACAGACCATGGAGAGAATCCAGAACGACCCAGACGTAAGTGGTGCCAACTGTGATTGACATTTTTAGGTTATACTAACCCCCAACAGATCATGGCTATCCTTCAGGACCCAGTCATGCAGAGCATTCTGCAGCAGGCCAAGAGCGACCCTGCTGCTCTGCAGGAACACATGAAGAATGCCCAGGTCCGCCTGAAGATTCAAAAACTGATGGCTGCTGGTGTCATCCGCCTGGGACGGTAAACGGAGATCCGTGGATGTAGGGGATAAGTACGACTGGATGAATTGAGACGACAGTAATCTGTTTTCGACCAAAAGGAAGGCCAGCTTATGAATTGATGCATTTTCAGCTATATTTCATTATTTTAATGATATATTGTCCTATCTTGATTAAGTTCTACTGGAATGCTTTCTCCGCTTTCATGTAGGACAGTAGTATATCCTGTTATGTGCTGTTTCCGTGCAGATATACGTTCTTGCATCACGAGTGACCGGTAACTATTGCACAAGTAGTGTTGATTTTCGtaggaagggaaagattgaaggaaaaggtagaTTAGCCCCTGTCTTTGACCCAAAGCCGTGCGGGTATAAGTATATATCTCAAACAGATTTCTGAAATTTTATTGCGCTGTGGCCTCATATGTACAATACTAATgctgaatatatatatatatgcattCGGTATAGAATATACTCTTGCTTCTGAGGAGAACCTTGGTATTCGCTCTTGTTATTCTGCCCCATTTTacttgtttccttttctctcataCGAAGTATAGTGACCGTTCTTTAGAAAATTTCTTCAATGATTTTGAACTCATTTGGCCATGATGCTATCCTTTGCTCTAGTTCTACGAGTCGTCCCGTTGGAGGAATTATGGTaacagtacggagtaacaAGATACATTTAGAATCATTGGTCAATGTGCCCGACTTGATACAAGGACAACTGACAGAGTTTCTCAATAGGCCGATCGTTAACAAGAGAATTGCAAACGGAATTACACGTCAACCCGTGTATATTACCAGACAAGGAACTGATAGACCGCAAGAAAATCAGTAGGCGATCAGTCAAAGAGGGTAAACCCTTCCTAGGGCCCGGGGCTTGGCTGCTGACAGAGCCAACCTCTCAGCCGCACGTCCACTCAGTGGCTGGGAAATCAAATGCGTTACGAGTCACGACCGACTATTttcaaaggaagaaaaaattagagaaaaaaataaaataaaaataaaaataacaagggagagagagacaaaaaaaaaaaaaaaagaaaaaaaaaaagaaaaaaaaaaagaaaaaaaaaagaaaaaaaaaaagaaaaaaagaaaagaaaaaaaaaaaaaaaaaaagaaagaaagaaagaaagaaagaaaaaaacaaggGTCCCGGAATTCCCGATCGATTTCCACGACCACAGACAGTCCAAAAATGTTCCCACTTGCAACATTTGATTTAGGTGGTAGACTAGAAGTCCACAGATCGGAGTCGTACGTACACCTTTTCCAAGAATGACATACATCCTCCACTAGGCAGCATTTTAATTTACTACGAAAATGCAGTCATTATGCAGTCGGTCTGATTTGGTAGACCGAGAGTGACCCAAGGTGCTTCTGCGATCAGCGTCTGTGGCCCACACTAACGAACCATGGATTATTGGGTGAGTTGATTCGGGTTGCGCTAGGATCGTATTGATAATTGAGTAAAAATTGTGGGAGTTGGGATGTCTTGGTAGCGACTGGACTACCTTAGTCCTCCAGAGGTGGTTccctacggagtatgtgaGGTTGGTCTGTTCATGGGTCGTGTGCTCTCtcaattaatttaatttctTATCTTTAGTTTAATTTCTTCCCGGCATATCTCCTTCCCAGCCCCCTTTCCCTGTGGCGGTGGGATAGAGAAGATGGGCGACAATGGAAGACGATCGAGCAAAGCTTCACATAGAGAATCAGTGAGCTTTGATAACTGAGGTTTGTCCTCTTGGGGGCATGCGAAAGTCAATGCTAGATATTAAATTTGATTACTCCGTAATGAGCAAACTGTGGCAAACACGGGTGGTAGTGCGAAGATTGTGTAGATCTTAGGTCAAAGCTGAATAAGGTTGAATGGGAAGGTCAACAAGGCAGTTACAATTATAGATCTAAGGACGAAATGGAAGCGGTATTGGCCTATTAATGTACATCTTTAGTACATACGGGAAGCTTGATGTTAGGGGATATCTGTCACATGGGGGTTTAATTAGGGTTTATCTTGAGGTATGTCTATACATATGTTGATGTAGTAAATAGTATTAAAGCAGTATGCAGCTTCTACGAAGCAGTGGCTGTGTCATCCGTGTACCAAACCAGAGCTTCTGCTGCATGCCACGTTGTAACCTGGTACTGTGACGATTTCCTAGTCTCAGATCGGAATATATTCCGTGCAATTTCCTCAGTGCTGTGTATTTGCACAATTATTCGTCGTAGGGACACTGAGTGTACTGGATCTCCTATGGAACCTGAACCACGTGAATGTGGATGATACTATCAAGCACGCTTAAGGAATTCAGCGAATCATCAATGGGTCAGTACTGTCGCGATTGTTCCGAGGATcgggaaaggggaaaaaattAGATGGGTTCCACCTTCATGCATGCTAGTCAACTTACTAAGTGGATAATCGGTCACTGGTTTGGAATGAGTAGCAGTTGCTTGGCAGGGCTGTCCCAAGGTAATATTACTGGTAGTCCAGGCACCGAAGAACCCATTACAAGTACAATCAGAAGTACACCGGCGATGAATGAATGTGGCGCAGCAAGACTCCATTTAGTGGCGGtgcgaagttcttcgatTGACCCGCTCAGTTAATCGACCGATCTGGCTTACTCCATCATTGTAATATTAGTAGGTAGTAGCTGCGGTGAGCCGAGAATTACCTAGGTACCCTACCATTGCTTTGGCGATGTTTGTCTCCTGCTTCCTActtactttttctcttcggctgCTAAGGAACTTGTCGGGTTTAATGGGAAAAAGTCTGTGGCTGGGTCCTTGTATTGTACCCCAAAGAAAGGCTGGTCCCTGCTAAGACGATAGTAGTATAGCCCAATCCACTGTGTGGGGATGGTCGGGTAAGATTACGACTCCACGACAGAGAGCGTGAAAGACGAAGCGAGTGAGATGGACAAACCTTCTGATCGACTCGACTATCTTTTCTTGACTAGCATTCAGTCCCAGATCGACGTCACGGCCGCGgatctctcttccttctcagcattgttctgttttctttttgctttttaaaCTTCTACGTATCTTTCCATCACATCCTAATTGTGACCACTTGTTCTTTGAGCATATTTCCCCATTTCTTCCCAATGTCtctatttgtttatttcaTTGCTATTTGATTAAACCATTCCTTAGCTCCCTCATCATTATCACTGGTTCTCCACTCGTATCTAGGAGATCCATCCCTCTATCTCCATCAGGAGTTtccccccctcttttttttcttcttttcttttttcacttttccattcttcttttttccctttcagcTCCGCACCAGCCACGGTTCTCCTTGACGCAAGTGGCTTTGCCGAACTCAATCCGTTTTCGCTTTCAGCTCTTCATTTAGTTCGGCCTCCCCCCTTCACCATCGTCCgatccttcttctgctcttcaaCGGTTTCTTTGCTCTCTCTTACCCGAGGGCGGTCAATCTTCGGTAAGGATTACTCTATGCTCTTTCTGTAGTGTTACCGTGGTCGATTCaacccttcttcccccgAAACCCGCAACCTGCAACCCGTCCTATAACTGAGCTCTCGGGCTTAACCGTGGGTTCAGCCACTCCCCGCTGCGGAGAACTCGAAGGCAACCATCGATTTTCCCCCGAGCGCCAACTCACTTCGGACATTGACGAATCCTTTTCTTGTCCAACACCCACTTCTCACGGACTCTCCTTTTTCATTTGACtattattttttctctttctataattcccctttccctcccatcctccccattcTTATATAATTTGATGTTTAACATTTCCTACTTATCTTTGTTATTTGCAATTCCGCGTT is a window from the Aspergillus oryzae RIB40 DNA, chromosome 6 genome containing:
- the sti1 gene encoding Hsp90 cochaperone STI1 (molecular co-chaperone STI1); its protein translation is MADALKAEGNKAFSAKDYPTAIDKFTQAIAIEPENHILYSNRSAVYSAQSEYEKALEDANKATEIKPDWSKGWQRKGAAYRGLGDLLAAHDAYEEALKIEPGNEQAKSGMNAVKRAIDAEAQADGVTGDPLGGLGGIFNDPQLFQKLASNPKTSGLLADSEFMAKLQRIKQNPNSVGEEIKDPRFLQVMSVLLGIDMSFGAPPEGAASSSAAEPQEDVPMPDVRPTASAAKKEPEPQPEPEPEDEEAIAKKKAQEAGDAEKKIGNEFYKKKQFDEAVQHYEKAWELNKDITYLNNIGAAKFEKGDLQGAIEICQKAIEEGREVRADFKTMAKSYTRIGTAYEKLGDLTQAIEYYNKSLTEHRTPDALTKLRNAEKTKAKTEKEAYIDPAEAEKARELGQKKFQEADWPGAVDAFTEMTKRAPQDPRGFSNRAAALIKLMAFPQAVQDCDEAISRDPKFIRAYMRKAQALMAMKEYNKALDACTEAQENDDGTHAREIDQQQQKCLEAQFSSRAGETEQQTMERIQNDPDIMAILQDPVMQSILQQAKSDPAALQEHMKNAQVRLKIQKLMAAGVIRLGR